The Nitrospiraceae bacterium genome includes a window with the following:
- a CDS encoding integrase core domain-containing protein: SPNKLRDELLDRELFDTLWEVKVLVECWRQTYNRIRPHSALGYRPPVPEAIAPRCA, encoded by the coding sequence CATCACCGAACAAACTACGGGATGAACTGTTGGATCGGGAACTGTTTGATACACTCTGGGAGGTGAAGGTGCTCGTGGAGTGCTGGCGGCAGACCTACAACCGGATTCGGCCCCACAGCGCCCTGGGCTATCGTCCGCCGGTACCGGAAGCCATCGCGCCACGGTGCGCGTGA